CCCCGCTCGCACCCCCTGAACGACGGACGGGCCGCCCGGTCCACGAGCCCCAGGCTCGGGACCGGGCGGCCCGTCCGCTTCAGCGCGTCCGCACCCGCGGTGCGGTGGCGGTGGGTCAGACCTCGGCGCGACCGCGGAACTCGTCCGCGACGGCCCGGGTCGAGGGCAGATCGGCGAGCGGTTCGCCGACCACCCGGGAGGCCAGCTCGGACGCCAACGCGATGACGTCCTCGCGCAGTTCGGCCTCGGCCAGCACCTTGTCGGCGGCCAGCTGCACCTGCGCCTCGGCCACCAGCTGCTCGCGCTGCTGCTGGGCCTCCGCCCGCAGGGCCGCGACCAGCGCCGCGCCCTCCTCGGCGGCGGCCTGCCGGATCGCGGCCGCCTCGTGCCGAGCGGCGGCGAGTTCGGCCTGGAACTCCCGGCGGATGCGTTCCGCCTCGGCCCTGGCCTCCTCCGCACGGGCGATGCCGCCGTCGGTCCTGTCGTGGCGCTCGGCGAGGGTGCGTTCGATCCGGGCAGCAGCACCTTGCCGAGCGCCCAGAAGAGGGCGGAGAAAACGATCAGTCCGAGGAT
This is a stretch of genomic DNA from Kitasatospora fiedleri. It encodes these proteins:
- a CDS encoding F0F1 ATP synthase subunit B family protein, which gives rise to MGARQGAAARIERTLAERHDRTDGGIARAEEARAEAERIRREFQAELAAARHEAAAIRQAAAEEGAALVAALRAEAQQQREQLVAEAQVQLAADKVLAEAELREDVIALASELASRVVGEPLADLPSTRAVADEFRGRAEV